From the genome of Rhododendron vialii isolate Sample 1 chromosome 10a, ASM3025357v1:
AGGATGTCACCGAGCTAAGCTGATTATGTGTGATGTCATGGACATGTGCGATGCATGCCTAGCTTGGGGAGCAAGTAcgcttgcctataaatatgagaGGAGagatgataagcacccaattaATATTGAATATTCTTgatgcttaagtcctctagtatgttgtgtttgtacatatatgttatTGTTTTTTATGTAATAAtacacgtaaggtgtgtttttagtattttcagGTAAACCGTGTGAATAAGGCACGGTTGAGCGTAAAGAATtgctccgggtgcaaccaagtgCCCAAGGCCACATGCCACCCCGTTGTGGTACATGAGAAGTCATGAAAAGATGGTTTGGGGGTTGCTCGGGTCGCCAAATGGTCATGGGAATTAAAGGAGATGTGAGGATTTTTCCAAAGCAACTCATCTTCTGATCAACTGAGGGTAGAATCgttatatcttttgatgtacaaactattttttatccaaactacttgggttagaaagtagactcaacgaGCTTTCCAAAggtccaaagaacacccaaattcgagttcgggagtgtccggagcgagctCACGAAGTTCAGCCAAAATCTGCCTTAAcagtgttgtatcgatacagcaaAACGTTGTATCGATACGCAAAGCTTATCTGAACTTAAGCTCTCTGGACTGGCTTTAAgtaaatggtatcgatacaactttTTTGGTGTGTCAATACTACGTGCTTACGGACAACTTTTTGcagtttttcaaccttccatttatgaaaagtttccattaattagtagtatttttggcatattttgtagagagagaagcaaatgtgtatatatagctCTCTCCCCCACAAATAGCAAAAATGGCCATTAGTTAgctttaggcctaagtttctttcttgctttctagGATTTTCATTTTGTGTTCTTAGTCTTTCAAACTTTTAATCTTCTAGAAATCAAGcaagtttaagtgttttgataTTTGTAGACACCACAATCTGGGCCTCGAGTGTTCCTTAaattcctcgatgatgaaataaaggaaatgaTGCCTTCGAGAGCTTGAATGTGGACTTCCACAACCCAAAAGCCTAGAAAAACCCAAAAGCCCAGAAAAGACCAAAGTTGGACCTAGAACACCGCACGGGCACTTATTAAACCGTACAGTGTAGTAAATTTTACTACACTGTGCGGGGTCTTCAGGTATATCGCATAACGTTTCTAGGAAAAGTTCTGACTAGCTCAGAAAGTTGTCCGCCAAGTCTGTTGGAGCCATAACTGAAAAACGGCTTGGTAGGGAATATAACTTCTAGCCAGCCTAGAAGCCACCTCCCTCATTTGCATTGATATTCCTTGGCCTTTtgtctataaatacaccccgcATTTTAGATGAAAAATACCCCTCCAAGTCTTGATTAAGTTACTCTGACATTCTCTTGAcatcctttctctctctacaaaaattTCATTCTTCTTCTATTTCAAAGATTAGTACATTACTAGCTTTGGAACCCCACCACTCTAAAGCTCTAAACCCATACTCATCCATCTTCACCTAAGCTCAAAGCCGAAGGTATAAAGCAAGTTTTCTTGGGCTAAGCCTAGTCTTAGCCCTGAGGGAAGCTTTTTTGCAGTCACACTTAACTTGTTTGTGTTAAGTGTCgatttaaaaactattttcagaaacaaaacaaaaaccagtgaTTGTACTGGAAACACTATACCGTGCGGTGTTATGGTACACTGCACGATGTAATGACGTCCAACGTACAGTGTTATTTGTAAAGACccgattttaattattattattctaattGGTTGTCAATACATGTGTGCATGTGTCGGAGTGACGTGGGACCCAGGTGTGTATCCTAagacttttttgttgttggtatAATTAGATGTATGTTTGAggcaaaatttgagttttggggaTCGAACCATTAATTCACGAACCTAGGAGATTAATTAGAGTAGCTATGTAACTAGAAGGACCtatagtgtaatttttttaaaaaaatgagatactTTACCTGGAGAGATCGGCACCCAGGTTTCCCAactttgggttttctttttttttttttcatgtcctTCTTCTATCTCTTGATCccttcactctctctcattCCATACACAATCAAACTCATAAATCAAGTAGATTTTGGAGGATCTAAATTGGGGAAAGCCTAATTTCTTACCAagaaatcaagagttttggaGCTAGGAGTGGGTTTGTTGGAGATTGAAAGCTAGGGCTTGGTATTTGCATTATTGAGGTAGGATACATGACTAATCTTCTTAATATGTTCATTTTTAGTATAAATATTGTGGATTGTTTGTAGagcatgagtaatttttttagattatgtgAAATTTGTGTTAGGGTTTTAATGTCTCACATGGAGAATATGAGTTTTTGTTGATGTTTGTTAAATTCTTGAGATTTATGTGTTATTGAGGTGTAAAGATGCTGAATGTGTAGGAGTTGCATGTAATATTGAAGTGGGTCATGTGTGTTTGAAGTCTAGTGAATACTTGGGGCTAGGATGCTTGATGGCAATTATGCGAATGAGATTTGTGTATGAATTATCTCGTTCGATGAGAAAGGTTGAAATGATTGTGCTCGGATTATGTTAGTTTAGACATAGGTGGTGCACTTAGGAAAAATAAGCTAGGCTTGGCGAGCTCCTCGGTGAAAGACCGAAAATTGATGGGGTGGTACATCGTACCCGATTACCCCGGTGCAAGGGTGGTGCTTGTACCCGATTACCCCGGCTCATGGGGTGGTACTTGTACCCGACTACCCTTGGTTTTGTGAGGGTGGTACTTGTACCTGATTACCCCGGTTCAAGGGGTGGTGCTTGTACCCGGTTACCCTCGGTTAGATTTTAGAGCTAGCGCTTGGTTATGGTTTTGGGCAAGGGTGATCGGATGGAGAAACCATACGAGGTCATTATTAAGTGATACTTATTGACGCATGATAATTATATGTGGACTTTTAACTTGTATGTGTTTCACGGCATTTACGTTAAATTTGAACACATTATTTGGTATTGTCTTGTTTCCTACGGGCTTCGGCTCATGTTGTTCAACCATTTAAGGTGACAATGAGGTGCCGCGGACTAAGTGAAGTGTAGCAACATGGAGTCTCTTTTGTACTATTGTTTGTTTAGCTTATGGAATAGAACATGTACGGCCATAAGGCCAGATTTGCTATAACGTCTTTTGTAGCACGATcatggaaccaaaaaaaaaaacttatgttATTATTTTGGAACTGTAAAACTAGAGGTTATGTTATTATCTTTTGGGAAGCCCATGATATAGTTTGTGGAACTTAATTTGGCACTATGGAATATGTTCTTGTGACTTATAAGAATGAAGCTATATGGTTTAATAATATGGAGTTATGATCGATGAAATATCTTTACGACAAAagcaactttttattttattttattttatttggtcaaCTCTTTCAATGTTTGACGAGAACTTGACTTTTCAACGCGATATTTGTGCATTGGTGATACGTGTTAGGATTAAACCTTGGGGCGGTAcagaatggtatcagagctatagGTTCGAACACCTAGTGACTGTGGGACATGGTCTTGCCTTCGTTATTGGATGCGATAAGTAGCTGATGTAGTTTGATAGCAACATGTCTATATCTCATATATTTGTATGATTTTACATGATGTGCAAAGTGTGCTATCGTAAATTGTGTTGCGGGATAATATCCAACTTTTGGACACCGAGTGAGTACCTTTGAGATCCAATTCAAAGAACGCCTGATCAACGTTTCTTTTTATTGGAATTCTTTGGCAACTTTTGGATTGTTCGCTTGCCAGTGTTTGTTAATCCCATATGTGAAAATTTTCTTGTGTGAGGTGCTGTAATGgttatgtataatatatatactttgTGTGCTAGATATTTTTGCTGCTAAGAGAGTTTTGCTTATTGTAAATTAGTTAATTTTATTGTTAATTGCTCATCGTTATTCGTTTATATAGATTGATGGCTCGAGGGCGTAGGGGCCGAGGCCGAGGCCGAGGTCGGGGTCAAGACCAAGGCAGGGACCGTGGTCGAGGTCGAGTTACCGGTAGGGGGGCCGATGTTGAGTCCCAAAATGAGGTTGGAAATAATTCATTGGGAGTCCAAGCGGAAGCGGGGGGTGAAGACCAAGAGGTAAATGGACGGGCTGCTAATGCATCCCAAGTGGGAGTTGCTAATGCGCATCCCGAGATTGTACTTGGACCCGACTTCATGAAAGAGATGTTGAGTGCGATGCAAAGGATAGCTCAAAACCAAGTGTCGGCGGAGGATACTAAGGCTTCAATAGCAATGAGGGAGTTTCAACGGCTTGGCCCACCAACTTAAAGTGGTGAACCAAATCCGATTGCTGCAAATGAATGGTTAGAGCAAGTTACTCGATTCCTTGATACTCTTCATGTCAAGGACGATGACTTGAGGGTAGACCTTGCAACTTTTCAACTTCGAGAAAACGCTCACCAGTGGTGGAAGTATGCGAAGGCTACGGTTGAGGCAAAATGGGATGACTTCAAGAAAGCGTTTTTAGCAAAATATATTCCAGAGACGGCAAAGGATGCTTTGAGGAGGGAGTTTCAAAACTTAATTCAGGGCAATATGTCAGTGTCACAATACGAGGCTAGGTTCACAACTTTATCCGGCTATGCACCAGAGTTAGTGAGCACCGAGGAACTTAAGGCTAAAAGGTTTGAGAATGGGCTTCGATTAGGCATTAAAGAAAGGGTTGTGGGAATGAGACTACGACAATATTCAACATTGGTAGAGGCAGCCATGGCAATTGAGGATACATTGTTAGAGTTAAAGAGGATTAGGGAATCTCGGTCTCAACATGGTGGTTCAAGCACTCAGTTTGAAGGGCATCAAGCAAAGAAACGGAAAATATCTGGTGGTAGTTCTTCTTTTCAAGGACCACTTCAGCAGTCTCGCCCAGTTCCAGCACAGTCTATGGTTACTTCAAATCGGTCTTCTGGAGGAGGCATTATATGTTATCAGTGTGACAACGTGGGCATCGCAAGTCAGAGTGTCCTCAAAAAAGGAGGTTTCAAGGACAATTACAGACTCAAGAGTCACGCCATGTTCAAGATAGAAGCATGATCATTTGCCATCAATGTGGGGAGGCCGGACACATCCAACGATTTTGCCTTAGGAGGGGTAGTGGTCAAAGTGGAGTGAGGTCACAACAAACTCAGTCGGTTCAGGCAGCTCCAGGACAGCTACCATATAGGCCACCTCAGCAGACCCAATCAGCGCAGGCTTCTAGGATCGAGCAGGGGGCTATGTCTTCTCAATCAGTGAGGCAACAGGGAGTTCAAAGAGGGGGCTATCAGGGTCAGACTTCTCAGGGTCATGCCTATGCAGTTGTGACTTCGGGTACTTCAAATGCATTAGCAGACTATCTTACACCTCCTGATACGTCTGTTGTGAGAGGTACTTTCTTGGTGTTTAATTCTTGGGCTAGTGTTCTTATTGATATTGGTGCATCACATTCATTTATCTCATTTTCATTCGCATCTATGCTGGGCCTAAACATAGATGTATTAGATACACCATTGCTTATAGAAACTCCAGTAGGGGATAGAACCGTCTTGAGGAGGGTTTGTAAATCTTGTGAGATAAAGATTGCTGATCGTCGTTTGGTGTttgattttattgttttggaCATGACTGGATTTGATGTCATCCTTGGAATGGATTGGTTAACTACTTACCGAGCCAATATTGATTGTCATAAACGAAGGGTAACAGTGTGCATGTCTGAGGGTGATTGTTTTTACTTTCTGGGCGATAAGGGTGATTACCTCATACCACCCTTGTATGACTTGCAAACTAACGGAGGATTGAGCCATCTCTTTGCAATCACTCTAGCAGAT
Proteins encoded in this window:
- the LOC131303455 gene encoding uncharacterized protein LOC131303455 produces the protein MSVSQYEARFTTLSGYAPELVSTEELKAKRFENGLRLGIKERVVGMRLRQYSTLVEAAMAIEDTLLELKRIRESRSQHGGSSTQFEGHQAKKRKISGGSSSFQGPLQQSRPVPAQSMVTSNRSSGGGIICYQCDNVGIASQSVLKKGGFKDNYRLKSHAMFKIEA